A genome region from Sphingobium sp. WTD-1 includes the following:
- the eno gene encoding phosphopyruvate hydratase, whose amino-acid sequence MTAILDIHARQILDSRGNPTVEVDVMLEDGSFGRAAVPSGASTGAYEAVEKRDGDKSKYMGKGVLAAVAAVNDEIAEQLIGLDAEDQGEVDAVMIALDGTENKSRLGANAILGVSLATAKAAADARGLPLYRYVGGVSSHVLPVPMMNIINGGEHADNPIDFQEFMIMPVGAESIADAVRIGSEIFHTLKKGLHDKGLATSVGDEGGFAPNIASTRDALDFIMLSVEKAGYKPGDDVVLALDCAATEFFKNGKYEISGEGLSLSPVEMADYLAALATDYPIKSIEDGMSEDDFEGWKALTDKIGDKVQLVGDDLFVTNPARLSMGIGKGLANSLLVKVNQIGTLSETLAAVDMAHRARYTAVMSHRSGETEDSTIADLAVATNCGQIKTGSLARSDRLAKYNQLIRIEEELGDMAVYAGRSIFR is encoded by the coding sequence ATGACCGCCATTCTCGATATCCACGCCCGCCAGATTCTCGACAGCCGCGGCAATCCGACCGTCGAGGTCGACGTGATGCTGGAAGATGGCAGCTTCGGCCGCGCCGCCGTGCCCTCGGGCGCGTCGACCGGTGCCTATGAGGCGGTGGAAAAGCGCGACGGCGACAAGAGCAAATATATGGGCAAGGGCGTGCTGGCCGCTGTCGCAGCCGTCAATGACGAGATTGCCGAGCAGCTTATCGGCCTCGACGCCGAGGACCAAGGCGAAGTCGATGCCGTGATGATCGCGCTCGACGGCACCGAGAACAAGTCGCGTCTGGGCGCCAACGCGATCCTGGGCGTGTCGCTCGCCACCGCCAAGGCGGCCGCCGACGCGCGCGGCCTGCCGCTCTATCGCTATGTCGGCGGCGTGTCCTCGCATGTGCTGCCAGTACCGATGATGAACATCATCAACGGCGGCGAGCATGCCGACAACCCGATCGACTTCCAGGAATTCATGATCATGCCGGTCGGTGCGGAGAGCATCGCCGACGCCGTGCGCATCGGTTCGGAAATCTTCCACACGCTCAAGAAGGGCCTGCACGACAAGGGACTGGCCACTTCGGTCGGTGACGAGGGCGGCTTTGCCCCCAACATCGCCTCGACCCGCGATGCGCTCGACTTCATCATGCTGTCGGTCGAAAAGGCCGGCTACAAGCCCGGTGACGACGTCGTGCTGGCGCTGGACTGTGCCGCGACCGAATTCTTCAAGAACGGCAAATATGAGATTTCGGGCGAAGGCTTGTCGCTCTCGCCGGTCGAAATGGCCGACTATCTCGCTGCGCTGGCTACCGACTATCCGATCAAGTCGATCGAGGATGGCATGAGCGAGGATGATTTCGAGGGCTGGAAGGCGCTGACCGACAAGATCGGTGACAAGGTCCAGCTGGTCGGCGACGATCTGTTCGTCACCAACCCGGCCCGCCTGTCGATGGGCATTGGCAAGGGACTGGCCAACTCGCTGCTGGTGAAGGTCAACCAGATCGGCACGCTGTCGGAAACGCTCGCCGCCGTCGATATGGCGCATCGCGCCCGCTACACGGCGGTGATGTCGCACCGTTCGGGGGAGACCGAGGATTCGACCATCGCCGACCTCGCCGTCGCCACCAATTGCGGTCAGATCAAGACGGGCTCGCTCGCCCGTTCGGACCGGCTTGCCAAGTATAATCAGCTGATCCGCATCGAAGAAGAACTGGGCGACATGGCGGTCTATGCCGGTCGTTCGATCTTCCGCTGA
- a CDS encoding rhomboid family intramembrane serine protease — protein sequence MKLPAGRTTNAIALVTFVLFLLLLATGQIDNAALLGGFMPARIGNPGLLDGMAAVPWWLTPLSCTFVHADWLHIGFNLLMLLFCGRQVEHVLGRTGTLILYVVGAYAACFAQWAITPESTDPIVGATGAISAIIATYALLYSQQQVRRIGLLSANFVRVLWLAAAWIAIQLMIGVATAGGLGDLGQIAIAAHIGGFLAGLALTRPLLRWRFRKRPQAIN from the coding sequence GTGAAACTGCCTGCCGGACGCACGACCAACGCGATCGCGCTGGTCACGTTCGTCCTGTTCCTGTTGCTGCTGGCAACCGGGCAGATCGACAATGCGGCCTTGCTGGGCGGGTTCATGCCCGCCCGCATTGGCAACCCCGGCTTGCTGGACGGCATGGCGGCGGTGCCCTGGTGGCTGACGCCGCTCAGTTGCACTTTCGTCCATGCCGACTGGCTGCATATCGGCTTCAACCTGCTGATGCTGCTTTTCTGTGGCCGGCAGGTCGAGCATGTGCTGGGCCGCACCGGCACGCTGATCCTCTATGTCGTCGGCGCCTATGCGGCCTGCTTCGCGCAATGGGCGATCACGCCGGAATCGACCGATCCGATTGTCGGCGCGACCGGCGCCATTTCTGCTATCATTGCTACCTATGCGCTGCTTTACAGCCAGCAACAGGTGCGGCGGATCGGGCTGTTGTCGGCCAATTTCGTGCGGGTGCTGTGGCTGGCGGCCGCCTGGATCGCGATCCAGCTGATGATCGGCGTGGCGACGGCGGGGGGATTGGGCGATCTGGGTCAGATCGCGATTGCCGCGCATATCGGCGGCTTCCTTGCAGGGCTGGCCTTGACCCGGCCTTTGCTGCGCTGGCGCTTCCGCAAACGGCCCCAGGCTATCAATTGA
- a CDS encoding TadE/TadG family type IV pilus assembly protein, translating into MRWLPPLPRRLGHDQRGATLMEFGLIVTPLCLFIMGVGDLGYQSYLRSVAQGVLDRAARAASVGTLSSTQIDAYIDSQMQTINSKNGTTSVTKKSYYNFSRVGKPEKITTDTAPLGSFNTGDCFEDSNGNGSYDSSAGSTGLGGADDIVFYQVTVSMPRLFPMAKLLGWSATQTATANATIRNQPWSNQATLPIICT; encoded by the coding sequence ATGCGCTGGCTCCCCCCCCTCCCGCGCAGGCTGGGGCATGACCAGCGCGGCGCGACGCTGATGGAGTTCGGCCTGATCGTCACGCCGCTCTGCCTGTTCATCATGGGCGTCGGCGACCTGGGCTATCAATCCTATCTGCGCTCGGTGGCTCAGGGCGTGCTCGACAGGGCCGCCCGCGCAGCATCGGTCGGCACGCTAAGCAGTACCCAGATCGACGCCTATATCGACAGCCAGATGCAGACCATCAACAGCAAGAACGGCACCACGTCGGTGACGAAGAAGAGCTATTACAACTTCTCGCGCGTCGGCAAGCCGGAGAAGATCACCACGGATACGGCACCGCTTGGTAGCTTCAACACAGGCGATTGCTTCGAGGATTCCAATGGCAATGGCAGCTACGATAGCAGCGCAGGCTCCACGGGCCTGGGTGGTGCTGACGATATCGTCTTCTATCAGGTGACCGTGTCCATGCCCCGACTGTTCCCGATGGCCAAACTGCTCGGCTGGAGCGCCACCCAGACCGCCACAGCCAACGCCACCATCCGCAACCAGCCCTGGTCCAACCAGGCCACATTGCCGATCATCTGCACATGA
- a CDS encoding pyruvate dehydrogenase complex E1 component subunit beta translates to MGIEIKMPALSPTMEEGTLAKWLVKEGDEVKSGDILAEIETDKATMEFEAVDEGKIGQIVIAEGTEGVKVGTVIATMAGEGGEAAPAPAPKAEAPKAEEAPKKAESGTSKLASEAKATLQDPDLPAGTEFVKTTVREALRDAMAEEMRSDPRVFVMGEEVAEYQGAYKVTQGLLDEFGPKRVIDTPITEYGFAGIGSGAAMGGLRPVIEFMTFNFAMQAIDHIINSAAKTNYMSGGQMRCPIVFRGPNGAASRVGAQHSQNYGPWYAAVPGLIVIAPYDAADAKGLLKAAIRSTDPVVFLENELLYGRSFDVPKVDDYVLPIGKARIMRPGKDVTLVSYSIGVGLALDAAEQLAAEGIDAEVIDLRTLRPLDTATVLESLKKTNRLVVVEEGWPTCSIASEIAAVVMEKGFDDLDAPVLRVTNEDVPLPYAANLEKAALIDAARVVEAAKKVCYK, encoded by the coding sequence ATGGGTATCGAAATCAAGATGCCGGCGCTCTCGCCGACGATGGAAGAGGGCACGCTGGCCAAGTGGCTGGTGAAGGAAGGCGATGAAGTGAAGTCCGGCGACATCCTCGCCGAGATCGAAACCGACAAGGCGACGATGGAATTCGAAGCCGTCGATGAAGGCAAGATCGGCCAGATCGTGATTGCTGAAGGCACCGAAGGCGTGAAGGTCGGCACCGTCATCGCGACGATGGCGGGCGAGGGCGGCGAAGCGGCCCCGGCACCTGCGCCGAAGGCCGAAGCGCCCAAGGCTGAAGAAGCCCCCAAGAAGGCGGAAAGCGGCACGTCGAAGCTGGCGTCGGAAGCCAAGGCGACCTTGCAGGATCCGGACCTTCCGGCCGGCACCGAGTTCGTCAAGACCACCGTGCGCGAAGCGCTGCGCGACGCCATGGCCGAGGAAATGCGGTCGGACCCGCGCGTCTTCGTGATGGGCGAGGAAGTCGCCGAATATCAGGGTGCCTACAAGGTGACCCAGGGCCTGCTCGACGAGTTTGGTCCCAAGCGCGTCATCGACACGCCGATCACCGAATATGGCTTTGCCGGCATCGGTTCGGGTGCGGCCATGGGTGGCCTGCGTCCGGTCATCGAGTTCATGACGTTCAACTTCGCCATGCAGGCGATCGACCACATCATCAACTCGGCGGCCAAGACCAACTATATGTCCGGTGGCCAGATGCGCTGCCCGATCGTGTTCCGTGGTCCCAACGGCGCGGCCAGCCGCGTCGGTGCGCAGCACTCGCAGAACTATGGTCCCTGGTACGCCGCGGTTCCCGGCCTGATCGTCATCGCGCCCTATGACGCGGCCGACGCCAAGGGCCTGCTCAAGGCCGCGATCCGCTCGACCGACCCGGTCGTGTTCCTGGAGAATGAACTTCTCTACGGTCGCAGCTTCGACGTGCCCAAGGTCGACGACTATGTCCTGCCGATCGGCAAGGCGCGCATCATGCGTCCGGGCAAGGATGTCACCCTGGTCAGCTACTCGATCGGCGTGGGCCTGGCGCTCGACGCGGCCGAGCAGCTTGCTGCCGAAGGCATCGACGCCGAAGTGATCGACCTGCGCACGCTGCGTCCGCTCGACACCGCTACCGTGCTTGAAAGCCTGAAGAAGACCAACCGCCTGGTGGTGGTGGAAGAAGGTTGGCCGACCTGCTCGATCGCGTCGGAAATCGCCGCCGTCGTGATGGAAAAGGGCTTCGACGATCTCGACGCCCCGGTCCTGCGCGTTACCAACGAGGATGTGCCGCTGCCTTATGCCGCCAACCTCGAAAAGGCGGCGCTGATCGACGCGGCCCGCGTCGTCGAAGCGGCCAAGAAGGTCTGCTACAAGTAA
- the pdhA gene encoding pyruvate dehydrogenase (acetyl-transferring) E1 component subunit alpha, with translation MAKPTTPRADSAKAKAAVPAGADHNRPRPETPTDYKASKEELLEFYRQMVLIRRFEEKAGQLYGLGFIGGFCHLYIGQEAVAVGIQSALKPGKDSVITGYRDHGHMLAYGIDPKVIMAELTGREAGISRGKGGSMHMFSVEHKFYGGHGIVGAQVSLGAGLAFAHKYNDDGGVCVAYFGDGAANQGQVYESFNMAELWKLPIIFVIENNQYAMGTSVNRASSEDQLYRRGESFRIPGIQVDGMDVLAVRGATEEALKWVQGGNGPILLEMKTYRYRGHSMSDPAKYRSRDEVQAVRDNSDPIEGVKKYLIDAGVSEDEIKVIDQDIRKIVAEAADFAETSPEPGMHELYTDVLVEQY, from the coding sequence TTGGCGAAACCAACCACGCCGCGCGCCGACAGCGCAAAGGCAAAGGCCGCAGTGCCGGCCGGTGCGGACCATAATCGTCCGCGCCCCGAAACGCCCACCGACTACAAGGCCAGCAAGGAAGAGCTGCTGGAATTCTATCGGCAGATGGTTCTGATCCGTCGCTTCGAGGAAAAGGCCGGCCAGCTTTATGGTCTGGGTTTCATCGGCGGCTTCTGTCACCTCTATATCGGCCAGGAAGCGGTTGCGGTCGGCATCCAGTCGGCATTGAAGCCCGGCAAGGACAGCGTGATCACCGGCTATCGCGATCATGGCCACATGCTCGCCTATGGCATCGATCCCAAGGTCATCATGGCCGAACTGACCGGCCGCGAAGCCGGCATTTCGCGCGGCAAGGGCGGTTCGATGCACATGTTCAGCGTCGAGCATAAATTCTATGGCGGCCACGGCATCGTCGGCGCCCAGGTGTCGCTCGGCGCGGGCCTGGCGTTCGCGCATAAGTATAATGACGATGGCGGCGTGTGCGTTGCCTATTTCGGTGACGGCGCGGCCAACCAGGGCCAGGTCTACGAATCGTTCAACATGGCCGAGCTGTGGAAGCTCCCGATCATCTTCGTGATCGAGAACAACCAGTATGCCATGGGCACCAGCGTCAACCGCGCTTCGTCGGAAGACCAGCTCTATCGCCGCGGCGAGAGCTTCCGTATCCCCGGCATCCAGGTCGACGGCATGGACGTTCTGGCAGTGCGCGGCGCGACCGAGGAAGCGCTCAAGTGGGTCCAGGGCGGCAATGGCCCGATCCTGCTGGAAATGAAGACCTACCGCTATCGCGGCCACTCCATGTCCGATCCGGCCAAATATCGTTCGCGTGACGAGGTTCAGGCCGTGCGCGACAACAGCGACCCGATCGAGGGCGTGAAGAAGTATCTGATCGACGCCGGCGTCAGCGAGGACGAGATCAAGGTCATCGACCAGGATATCCGCAAGATCGTCGCCGAAGCGGCCGATTTCGCCGAAACCTCGCCCGAACCTGGAATGCATGAACTCTATACCGACGTGCTGGTGGAGCAATATTAA
- a CDS encoding septum formation initiator family protein: MAHIAKLRMLLMSALGPAIAVLLLLFFAGYVVLGSNGVLAWGDYSRQLRDAKAELKIVQLHRQELRNRVDLLNPRRVDPDLSDELIRRQLGVIHHDEVVVPLN; this comes from the coding sequence ATGGCGCATATCGCAAAGCTCCGCATGCTGTTGATGTCGGCCCTCGGGCCGGCAATTGCGGTGCTGTTGCTGCTGTTCTTCGCTGGCTATGTCGTGCTGGGCTCCAATGGCGTGCTCGCTTGGGGCGATTATTCGCGCCAGCTGCGCGATGCGAAGGCTGAACTCAAGATCGTCCAGCTGCATCGCCAGGAGCTGCGCAACCGGGTGGACCTGCTCAATCCGCGCCGCGTCGATCCCGACCTGTCGGACGAGCTGATCCGCCGCCAGCTCGGGGTGATTCACCATGATGAAGTGGTCGTTCCGCTGAACTGA
- a CDS encoding DUF4170 domain-containing protein gives MSKMHLVMGGRVTNPQTLEFQDLSKVDLVGVFPDYASAEKAWRGAAQRTVDDAEMRYVIVHLHRLLEPELPTA, from the coding sequence ATGAGCAAGATGCATCTGGTGATGGGCGGCCGCGTAACCAACCCGCAGACGCTGGAATTCCAGGACCTGAGCAAGGTCGACCTGGTTGGCGTCTTCCCCGACTATGCTTCGGCCGAAAAGGCCTGGCGCGGCGCGGCGCAGCGCACCGTCGATGACGCCGAAATGCGTTATGTGATCGTCCATCTGCACCGCCTGCTGGAGCCTGAGCTGCCGACAGCCTGA
- a CDS encoding phage holin family protein, with the protein MTQEPADTVATPQTEGNEESVRATFARLYTDGRAYAQAEVERQKLRAGIAGAGVRNAAILGIVALMLLFAAIVTLLIGLVIALSAMIGPLWATLAVFGGAVLIAVLLLLLAKGQISQMLKTIKS; encoded by the coding sequence TTGACGCAGGAACCAGCGGATACGGTGGCAACGCCGCAGACCGAGGGGAATGAGGAGTCTGTCCGCGCGACATTCGCCCGCCTCTACACCGATGGCCGCGCCTATGCGCAGGCGGAGGTCGAGCGGCAGAAGCTGCGCGCCGGCATCGCCGGCGCGGGCGTCCGCAACGCCGCTATCCTGGGGATCGTGGCCCTAATGCTGTTGTTCGCCGCGATCGTCACCCTGTTGATCGGATTGGTGATTGCGCTGTCCGCGATGATCGGGCCGCTCTGGGCAACGCTGGCGGTGTTCGGCGGCGCCGTACTGATCGCCGTCCTGCTGCTGCTGCTGGCCAAGGGACAGATCAGCCAGATGTTGAAGACGATCAAGTCATGA
- a CDS encoding pilus assembly protein has protein sequence MGKQIKRAMTFLGRLRRNQAGNTLAMVAAAIIPLAGLIGGGVDMSRAYMVRARMQQACDAAALAGRRAMTTASMTDDNKAEAQKFFDFNFPQGTFGATSFMPVIQSKPGETTTVQVSAATTIPTTIMRIFGIQTLSLAVNCDSRFDIGNTDVMLVLDTTGSMKDSISNGSGGSTTKLAALQQAVKDFYDTLGPGSDSTGRIRYGFMPYSSTVNVGKLLPASYMQGGTSGETWDYQTRQATYYYETGSNNQTCYRRYGLSACYSSSADANAASTSSTRTGSQCTSYGNNSGNGNPSTSGTAPSDVTTTTYSFDSYDGATSTSNSNNGKKCVRKEVIVTKSYATTYTGGTGKTFYRWEYTKLPVDVSGFVAGNAVTNPAYNSASNSEGLSSTSSWNGCIEERDTDSSITKDSPTGTIPTTAYDLQIDTLPTSKETKWRPHWPDLEFSRSSTALAYSGSWLNSASNINGGYVACPTQARRLTSYASRTAVPTGQSSSYNSYVDSLVAVGGTYHTIGMMWGARFLSPTGIFSSDNASAPNGFNVSRHIVFMTDGTMSAYNNVYGAWGYQKLDQRDGPSGASNDDLTAIHKRRMEMMCNAIKSKGIVIWVIGFSDEDVMSSELQNCASSANHWSMNYTSADLKTTFQNIAKNIGGLRLSN, from the coding sequence ATGGGCAAGCAGATCAAGCGCGCGATGACATTCCTCGGCCGGCTTCGGCGCAACCAGGCGGGCAATACGCTCGCCATGGTGGCCGCAGCCATCATCCCGCTCGCCGGCCTGATCGGCGGCGGCGTGGACATGAGCCGCGCCTATATGGTGCGCGCCCGGATGCAGCAAGCCTGTGACGCCGCCGCACTGGCGGGACGGCGTGCGATGACGACCGCGTCGATGACGGATGACAACAAGGCCGAAGCGCAGAAATTTTTCGACTTCAACTTTCCGCAAGGCACCTTCGGTGCCACCAGCTTCATGCCGGTGATCCAGAGCAAACCGGGCGAGACGACGACAGTTCAGGTCTCGGCCGCCACCACGATCCCGACCACCATCATGCGCATCTTCGGCATCCAGACATTGTCGCTGGCGGTTAACTGCGATTCCCGCTTCGACATCGGGAATACGGATGTGATGCTGGTGCTCGACACGACCGGCTCGATGAAGGATAGCATCTCGAACGGCTCTGGCGGATCAACAACGAAGCTCGCCGCCCTACAGCAGGCGGTGAAGGATTTCTACGATACGCTGGGACCGGGCTCGGACAGTACCGGCCGCATCCGCTATGGCTTCATGCCCTATAGCAGCACCGTCAATGTCGGGAAATTACTGCCGGCCAGCTACATGCAGGGCGGTACGTCGGGTGAGACGTGGGATTATCAAACCCGCCAGGCGACCTATTATTATGAAACTGGGTCGAACAACCAGACCTGCTATCGGCGCTACGGCCTGTCCGCTTGCTACAGCAGTTCGGCGGATGCGAATGCTGCAAGCACCTCCAGCACGAGGACGGGCAGTCAATGCACGAGCTACGGCAACAACAGCGGTAACGGCAATCCTTCCACCAGTGGCACCGCTCCGTCCGATGTGACGACAACCACCTATAGCTTCGACAGCTATGACGGTGCGACCTCGACGTCGAACAGCAACAACGGCAAAAAATGTGTCCGCAAGGAAGTAATTGTCACAAAAAGCTATGCCACCACTTATACTGGCGGCACGGGCAAGACTTTTTATCGTTGGGAATACACCAAGCTGCCCGTCGACGTTTCCGGCTTCGTCGCTGGTAACGCGGTTACCAATCCTGCCTATAATTCCGCGTCCAATAGCGAAGGACTGTCTTCGACATCGAGCTGGAACGGCTGCATCGAGGAGCGCGACACCGATAGCAGCATTACGAAGGACTCCCCGACCGGCACAATCCCGACAACGGCCTACGATCTGCAGATCGACACCTTGCCCACAAGCAAGGAAACCAAATGGCGCCCACACTGGCCCGACCTCGAATTTTCGCGTAGCAGTACAGCCCTCGCCTATAGCGGCAGCTGGCTGAACAGCGCGAGTAATATCAACGGTGGTTACGTCGCTTGCCCGACCCAAGCGCGCAGGCTGACCTCCTATGCCAGCCGCACCGCGGTCCCGACCGGCCAATCATCGAGCTACAACAGCTATGTCGACAGCCTGGTCGCGGTCGGCGGCACCTATCACACCATCGGTATGATGTGGGGTGCGCGTTTCCTGTCCCCGACCGGTATCTTCTCGTCCGACAATGCGAGCGCACCCAATGGGTTCAACGTCTCGCGCCACATCGTTTTCATGACCGACGGCACCATGAGCGCCTATAACAATGTCTATGGTGCCTGGGGCTATCAGAAGCTCGACCAGCGCGACGGCCCGTCCGGCGCCTCGAATGACGACCTGACCGCCATCCACAAGCGGCGCATGGAAATGATGTGCAACGCCATCAAGTCCAAGGGCATCGTCATCTGGGTCATCGGCTTCAGCGATGAGGATGTGATGAGCAGCGAACTGCAGAATTGCGCCAGCAGCGCCAACCACTGGAGCATGAACTACACATCGGCAGACCTGAAAACGACCTTCCAGAATATCGCCAAGAATATTGGCGGCCTGCGGTTGTCGAACTGA
- the greA gene encoding transcription elongation factor GreA produces the protein MATVEKMPMLQVGYDKLNAQLRELKAERPLIVDAIEEARAHGDLSENAEYHAAKERQGQVEATISDLEDKLSRAQIIDPTTLSGSKIVFGATVTLLDEDDKPVKYQIVGQAEADAKAGMISYNSPLGRALIGREVGDEVEVSVPSGDKFYLVDKIAFI, from the coding sequence ATGGCGACCGTCGAGAAGATGCCGATGCTGCAGGTGGGCTATGACAAGCTCAATGCGCAGCTCCGCGAACTGAAGGCCGAGCGCCCTCTGATCGTGGACGCCATCGAGGAAGCTCGTGCCCACGGCGACCTGTCGGAAAATGCCGAATATCACGCTGCCAAGGAACGGCAGGGTCAGGTCGAGGCAACGATTTCCGATCTGGAAGACAAGTTGTCGCGCGCCCAGATCATCGATCCGACCACCCTGTCGGGTAGCAAGATCGTGTTCGGCGCGACCGTGACCCTGCTGGACGAGGATGACAAGCCGGTCAAATATCAGATCGTGGGCCAGGCCGAGGCGGACGCCAAGGCCGGCATGATCAGCTATAACAGTCCGCTGGGCCGTGCGCTGATCGGCCGCGAGGTCGGTGACGAGGTGGAAGTGTCGGTCCCGTCGGGCGACAAATTCTACCTGGTCGACAAGATCGCGTTCATCTGA
- a CDS encoding pilus assembly protein → MSSIKPPLARLARRLRDDQSGLALIEFAYSLPVLMVLSMGGLEIANLATAHMRVSQIAMLVADNASRERTSIDEGDINEIFTGAELAGANLKNFKANSRIFLSDLEPNSQTGTNAGQYIRWQRCWGNGSFTSSYGKAGDGTSDATLKDGMGPGTTATTKIASGSGTAVMFVEVAYTYQPLISDSLFGSKTIRYTSAFNVRERTDQAMKNAGSLTSSQIASCPA, encoded by the coding sequence ATGAGCTCGATCAAGCCCCCCCTCGCACGCTTGGCGCGCCGCCTTCGCGACGACCAGTCCGGTCTGGCCCTTATCGAATTTGCCTATTCCTTGCCGGTGCTGATGGTGCTGTCGATGGGCGGTCTGGAAATCGCGAATCTCGCGACCGCCCATATGCGCGTCAGTCAGATCGCGATGCTGGTCGCCGATAACGCGTCACGCGAGCGCACCTCGATCGACGAGGGCGACATCAACGAGATATTCACCGGCGCCGAACTGGCCGGTGCCAACCTCAAGAACTTCAAGGCAAACAGCCGCATCTTCCTTTCGGATCTGGAACCCAACAGCCAGACCGGCACCAATGCGGGCCAGTATATTCGTTGGCAGCGCTGCTGGGGCAATGGCAGCTTCACCTCCAGCTATGGCAAGGCGGGGGATGGCACCAGCGACGCCACCCTGAAGGACGGCATGGGGCCAGGCACAACGGCAACGACCAAGATCGCCTCCGGCAGCGGCACCGCAGTGATGTTCGTGGAAGTGGCCTATACCTATCAGCCGCTGATCTCAGACAGCCTCTTCGGCAGCAAGACGATCCGCTACACCAGCGCATTCAACGTCCGCGAACGCACGGACCAGGCGATGAAGAATGCGGGCAGCCTGACCAGCAGTCAGATCGCCTCCTGCCCGGCCTGA